The genomic region TGAACTTGATCGATACGGCGACGGTGACCAGCGCGCCCACGGGATCTTCGTTTAGCCCGCCCTCCGGCTCGACCTGGCAATGTTTTTCCGGTGGGACATTCCAATACTACACCGTGACGCTCGATCACGCCGTCCCCGCCCAGTATGACTATCTCATCAACGATGTCAACGCGTCCGGCTTGAACGCGCAGGTGCGGGGAAATCGGTTCCTCAACAATCGAAGCAACGCCGTCCTGATCAAATGCGAGGGGGCGATCGTCGAAAATAACGTGTTCGACGGCTGTTCGGCCAGCGGCGTCGCGATCTTCCCGACGGTGTATTGGAACGAAGGCGGGGCGGTAATCAATCTGACCGTGCAGAATAACATCTTCCGTGACTGCGGGCGGTGGGGACGGACCAATCTCGCCAACGCGGGCGCCGTAACGGTCGGCCTTGACGGCGATCCAGGCGGCATGACCGGGACAACGCTTCTGCGCAATATCACCATCGCCAACAACACGTTCGACAACAACGCCGGTCTGGAAATCACGGCGCGCTACGCCAGCAACGTCTCGCTCCTCAACAATTTCTTCATCAATACGCACCAGGCGCATGCGACGTTCGGCGCGGACCTTGGTTTCGATCAGGGAACGGAAATTCAGCTGGGCGCGACAAACGGCGTCAATTTGACGGGCGATATCGTGCGCAATCAGGGCTCATACGCAACATCGTTGATCAAGACGGACTCCACCGCCGTGAATACGAGCGGTCTGCCCGGCGGCATGGCGCTGGGCCTGAATACGCGCCTTGTCAACGCGAACTTCGACAACGACAATCCGACGCAAACGCCGTCGGGCTGGAGCACCAACGGCCCCACTTTCGACGCGGATTACACGGAATCGTACGGCGGCGCGCGCCGGGGCGCTCTGCATCTGACACACTGGAAGACGAGCGCTTACGAGCTGTACACCTATCAAACCGTGGGAAGTCTGCCGAATGGCTCATACACCCTCCGCGCGTGGGTCAAGGGGAGCGGCGGGCAGACGGCGGCCTACATGGAGGCCAAGGACTTTGGCAATCCGACACTGCGAGCCAATATCGGCGCGCTGTCGAGTTGGACGCAAATCACGATCCCGAATATCGTGGTGACCAATGGGCAGTGCACGGTGGGGTTCTACTCCAAGGCGGGAGCGAACCAGTGGATCATGGCGGATGAGGTGGAGTTCTATTAGGAAGGAGAGGAATGGGGGCGAGGGATTCCCGTATTCCCACTGCGTTCCAGCGGTGGGAATACGGGCAGGGCGATGACGCTATTTCGCGGACATCCAGTCCGCGCCGATGCCGGCTTCGGCGCGCAGGGGAACGCGCAGCTCCATGGAGCGCTCCATTTCCTCGCGAATCAGAGCGGCGTGCTCGTCCGCGAGCTCCACCGGCGATTCGAAGATCAGTTCATCGTGGATCTGCAAGAGGAGCTTGGTCGGAAGCTTATCGCGCGAGATGCGCTTCTGGACATTGACCATGGCGACTTTGATCAGGTCGGCGGCGCTTCCCTGCACCACGGAGTTGATCGCGAGGCGCTCGCCCAGGCTGCGGGTGTGCCCGTTGGAGGAGGAGATTTCGGGAATCGCGCGGCGGCGTCCGAGCAATGTCGCTACGTAACCCTGCTCCAGCGCCTCCTGGCAGCACTTTTGGAGAAATTTGTCGATTCCGGGGAAGCGCTTCTTGTAGTCTGAGATCAATTGCGTGGCGGCGTCCACTTCGAGGCCGTCGATGCGGCGGGCCAATCCATACGCCGTGACGCCGTAGATAATGCCGAAGTTGATCGTTTTCGCCTGGCCGCGCTGCGTGCGGGAAACGGCGTCCTCGCTCACGCCGAAGACCTGGGCGGCGACAGCGGTGTGGATGTCCTGATCGCGCGCAAAGGCGTCGATCAGCGCCTCGTCGCCGCTGAGATGCGCGAGCAGTCGCAGTTCGACCTGCGAATAGTCGGCGCAGATCAGGCGGTATCCATCCGGCGCGACAAACGCCTTGCGCACCTGGCGTCCGACTTCGCTGCGCACGGGAATATTTTGCAGGTTCGGGTTTTGCGACGCCAGCCGTCCCGTGGCCGTCATCAGTTGGTGGAAGCTGGAGTGGATCCGTCCCGTCTCGGGATGCACGGCGTCTCTCAAATTTCCCATGTAAGTGCTGATGAGCTTGGTGAGCTGCCGGTACTCCAGAATCAGGCGTGGCACGCTTGTCCGTGGATCATTTTTGTCCTCGGAGGCGACTAGCTTTTCCAGAACATCGACGCTGGTCGAATACCCCGTCTTGGTCTTCTTGCCTGACGCCAACCCCAGCTTCTCAAACAGCACTTCGGCCAATTGACGCGGCGAGTCAAGATGGAACTCGCAGCCCGCCGCCGCGAGCACTTCGGCCCGCAGCTCTTCGACACGGATCGCAAGGGCGTCGCCCTGCCGCAGCAGTTCGGCGGGATCGCAGGTGATGCCGTTGCGCTCCATCTCCGCGAGAATGACCGCCAGCGGCGACTCCACATCCCGGATCAGCGCGGTCATGCCGACTTCTTCCAACTGCGGCAGCATAAACTCCGTCAGCCGCAGCGCGATATCGGCGTCCTCGGCGGCGTAGGTGACCACTTTGTCCAGCGGCGCCTTGTCGATGGACGTTTGCAGTTCCCCTTCGCCGATGATCTCATTGATGGGGATCATCGTGTAGCCAAGCATCGTCTGCGCCATATGGTCGAGTTTGTAAGACGATTGGCCGGGCGCAACGAGCTGGCCGGCGAGCATGGTGTCGAACGCCGCGCCCTGCAAGGCGATCCCGTTGCGCAGCAGTACGCCGGCGTCGAACTTCATGTTATGCCCGCACTTTGGAATGGAGGGATCTTCCAAAATGGGCTTCATCGCCGCAAGGACCGTCTCCAGGTCCAGATGCTGATCCGGGCTCGGCGAGAGGGTTGGAATATAAACTCCGTGTCCCGCCTTCCAGGCGACGCTGATTCCGCATAGCTTCGCGTCGCGCTCCAGCCCGGTCGTTTCCGTATCGATGCTGATCATGGTCTGCGCGCGGAGCGTCGCTACGAGATCGTCGAGCTGCGCCTGCGTGGTGATTCCCTGATAATCGCCGCGCACGACGGGCGTCCGCGCCGCCTCGTCCTGATCGGCCAGCGCGAACAGTCCGGTGGCGAATGCCGGCGGCGCGGAGGGAGTGGCGGCGGCGGGCGCCGCTGTCTCCAGCTCGCCGGCCAGCCGCCGCACGTCCGTCTGGTAGCGATTGAACCCGAGCTGCTGGAAGATCGGAATGATCTTGTCCAGGCGCGGCGGGCTGACGCGGGCGTCCTCCAGAGAAAAGTCGAACTCGGCGTCGCGCATCAGCGTCACCAGCGCGCGAGAAAGCGGCAGGTGCGCGGCGGCCGCCTCCAGGTTCTCCCGCTTCTTCCCCTTGATCTTGTCCAGGTTCGCGAGAATCCCGTCGATTGAGCCAAACTCCTGCACCAGCTGCACCGCCGTCTTCGGACCAATCCCCGGCACGCCGGGCACATTGTCCACCGTATCCCCCGTCAGCGCCAGCACATCGATGACCTGTTCGGGCGTGACGCCCTTGTTCGCCAGCAGCGCCGGCACATCGATCGTCGTGTCCGTATGGATATCGAACATCGCGACTCGGTCCCCAAGCAACTGCTCCAGATCTTTGTCCTTCGAGACGATCCGGATCTGAACGTCGTTATACTCCGGGTTGTCTAGAATGCGCTGGACAATCGTCGCAATGACGTCGTCCGCCTCCAGACCAGGCTTACTGATAGCCGGAATGCCAAAGAGCTCAATCATCTCCAGCACGCGCGGGATCTGCGCCGTGAGATCCTCCGGCGTCGGATTGCGCGTCGCCTTGTACTCCGGGAACATCTCGTCGCGAAACGTTTTGCCCGGCGCATCAATGGCAACGACGACATAATGCGGGTTGAAAACCGAAAACAGCTTCAGCAACATCCCCGTAAAACCAAAGACCGCCTGCGTCGGCTCTCCGGTCACGGAACTGGTCATGCCGCCGCGAATGGCGAAATAAGAACGGAAGATCTGGGCGTAGCCGTCGATTAGATAGAGTGTTTCTGGCATGGGGAAAAGGAACCTCGGGTTATGCCGACTGGGTTCGACGCGGAGGACGATATTTCCTGCCGTCGTACGGATGTTCTTAGGAAGGAAGCCGAATGAGTTTCGTGGAATTGGAAATCAAAAATGGCGCTATGGGGAACAACACGCGTGGATTACGAAAATTTTGACAATGATTCTGGTTCTTCCGACGAGGAGTATTCCGCATTCGTCGAGTGGCTGTCGGAACTCACCGCGATGGATTTGCGAGAAGCGAAAGGCGATCCTGAGAAGCAGAAACAGGCGCTTTGCCGCTACTATAAGCGTGGCGAGAGAGCGAATCTGACAATCGGAGAGCTGATTGACTTCTTAGGGGTGAGCAGTCCGTCGATCATCGACATGGCAGACTATACGGAAGAAGAAGGGGACGATCTGATGCAGATTTCGGATGCCCTTACGCAGGATGAGATCGCTCAGATCGTTCTCCCCGTCATATCGCAAAGCTAAGGCTAGGGAATCGAAGCATGACTTACTATATTCGTTACGTTTTGACCGATGAGAAGCCGATTACTCTGTCGGAAATCGTTCCGGTGGTGGAGGCGCATTCCTCCGATTATCATATGGACGGCGACACTATCTCGTTTACCAATGAACCCATTGGAATTGTAGAGATCAATGCTCCCGGCGATGGCGTGTTCGAGGACGATATCGCACTGTTGAAGGAATTTGCGGAGCAGAAACAAAGCAAAGATATGCTGCTGACCGAATTGCAGCGCGCCAAGAGCATGCTGACGATTCAGGTTGTTTTCATGCTGGAACATGACGCTATCTTTGAGGCGCTCGATCCATTGCTGGATTGGCTTCTCGCCAATAGGGCGGGATTGCTTGTCGATGAAGGCGGCTACT from Capsulimonas corticalis harbors:
- a CDS encoding right-handed parallel beta-helix repeat-containing protein, yielding MTRFSMSSFLSSFARFAVLVLLFAALASPKPGRAQSYPTVGSPSNPAGLQAAIQSAYNSGAAGVTIAPGTYNLPVPSSWYLDFDNMQNFVISAYGVTLVMADEAWSAIHFGNCRNVSLQGAYITMARPSFTQGAIVAANVDATGPYYDVQLDAGYPRDFTSAAHWLLPGYLGDGNLFDKNTRKWKTGINDVGVTSVSQLNGSGLYRFRINDSWAVPGHGGPVVLGDFIAIKGRTGQSIVQDNCTVTLRDLTLAWVGGAHEYGAGPNYYENLYCTYQPAPSGGTVKGLLGYNGVNSINTRFGPIVENCTWEGAPDDVFNIHGQWDQTASVSGASLKYGAQGNNDIVQGDILRFFDKHMNLIDTATVTSAPTGSSFSPPSGSTWQCFSGGTFQYYTVTLDHAVPAQYDYLINDVNASGLNAQVRGNRFLNNRSNAVLIKCEGAIVENNVFDGCSASGVAIFPTVYWNEGGAVINLTVQNNIFRDCGRWGRTNLANAGAVTVGLDGDPGGMTGTTLLRNITIANNTFDNNAGLEITARYASNVSLLNNFFINTHQAHATFGADLGFDQGTEIQLGATNGVNLTGDIVRNQGSYATSLIKTDSTAVNTSGLPGGMALGLNTRLVNANFDNDNPTQTPSGWSTNGPTFDADYTESYGGARRGALHLTHWKTSAYELYTYQTVGSLPNGSYTLRAWVKGSGGQTAAYMEAKDFGNPTLRANIGALSSWTQITIPNIVVTNGQCTVGFYSKAGANQWIMADEVEFY
- the polA gene encoding DNA polymerase I, with the translated sequence MPETLYLIDGYAQIFRSYFAIRGGMTSSVTGEPTQAVFGFTGMLLKLFSVFNPHYVVVAIDAPGKTFRDEMFPEYKATRNPTPEDLTAQIPRVLEMIELFGIPAISKPGLEADDVIATIVQRILDNPEYNDVQIRIVSKDKDLEQLLGDRVAMFDIHTDTTIDVPALLANKGVTPEQVIDVLALTGDTVDNVPGVPGIGPKTAVQLVQEFGSIDGILANLDKIKGKKRENLEAAAAHLPLSRALVTLMRDAEFDFSLEDARVSPPRLDKIIPIFQQLGFNRYQTDVRRLAGELETAAPAAATPSAPPAFATGLFALADQDEAARTPVVRGDYQGITTQAQLDDLVATLRAQTMISIDTETTGLERDAKLCGISVAWKAGHGVYIPTLSPSPDQHLDLETVLAAMKPILEDPSIPKCGHNMKFDAGVLLRNGIALQGAAFDTMLAGQLVAPGQSSYKLDHMAQTMLGYTMIPINEIIGEGELQTSIDKAPLDKVVTYAAEDADIALRLTEFMLPQLEEVGMTALIRDVESPLAVILAEMERNGITCDPAELLRQGDALAIRVEELRAEVLAAAGCEFHLDSPRQLAEVLFEKLGLASGKKTKTGYSTSVDVLEKLVASEDKNDPRTSVPRLILEYRQLTKLISTYMGNLRDAVHPETGRIHSSFHQLMTATGRLASQNPNLQNIPVRSEVGRQVRKAFVAPDGYRLICADYSQVELRLLAHLSGDEALIDAFARDQDIHTAVAAQVFGVSEDAVSRTQRGQAKTINFGIIYGVTAYGLARRIDGLEVDAATQLISDYKKRFPGIDKFLQKCCQEALEQGYVATLLGRRRAIPEISSSNGHTRSLGERLAINSVVQGSAADLIKVAMVNVQKRISRDKLPTKLLLQIHDELIFESPVELADEHAALIREEMERSMELRVPLRAEAGIGADWMSAK